A stretch of Aeromicrobium tamlense DNA encodes these proteins:
- a CDS encoding DsbA family oxidoreductase translates to MNDNAARPVKVDIWSDIACPWCFIGKRRFESALQDFDGEVEVEFHSFELAPDTPVDFEGSEVDFLAHHKGMDAGQVEQMLTQMTALAADEGLSYDFEALRHTKTLLAHQALHFAKEHGKQIELKERLLSAYFEQGRHVGRVDELVALGAEVGLDADALREALESGRHADDVEADIAQARAYGISGVPFFVFDGRLGVSGAQAPETFRQVLDRAVAEASA, encoded by the coding sequence GTGAACGACAACGCTGCACGTCCCGTCAAGGTCGACATCTGGTCCGACATCGCCTGCCCCTGGTGCTTCATCGGCAAGCGCCGCTTCGAGTCCGCCCTGCAGGACTTCGACGGCGAGGTCGAGGTCGAGTTCCACAGCTTCGAGCTGGCCCCGGACACGCCGGTCGACTTCGAGGGCAGCGAGGTCGACTTCCTCGCGCACCACAAGGGCATGGACGCCGGCCAGGTCGAGCAGATGCTGACGCAGATGACCGCGCTGGCCGCCGACGAGGGCCTGTCGTACGACTTCGAGGCGCTGCGCCACACCAAGACGCTGCTCGCGCACCAGGCGCTGCACTTCGCCAAGGAGCACGGCAAGCAGATCGAGCTCAAGGAGCGTCTGCTGTCGGCGTACTTCGAGCAGGGTCGTCACGTCGGCCGCGTGGATGAGCTCGTCGCGCTGGGCGCCGAGGTGGGACTGGACGCCGACGCGCTGCGTGAGGCCCTCGAGTCGGGTCGTCACGCCGACGACGTCGAGGCCGACATCGCCCAGGCGCGTGCCTACGGCATCTCGGGCGTCCCCTTCTTCGTGTTCGACGGCCGCCTCGGCGTGTCGGGCGCGCAGGCCCCCGAGACGTTCCGCCAGGTCCTCGACCGGGCCGTCGCGGAGGCCTCGGCGTGA
- the tyrS gene encoding tyrosine--tRNA ligase: MTTHVIDDLQARGLIAHSTDLDALRAEIDAGPITYYVGFDPTAPSLHVGNLLQLLTARRLQLAGNRPLILVGGSTGLIGDPKESGERIMNSKETVADWVERIRGQVSRFVEFGGDNGATVVNNLDWTQPMSVLDFLRDIGKHFPVNRMLARDVVASRLESGISYTEFSYVLLQSMDYLELFRRHGAVLQTGGSDQWGNLTGGVELIRRAEGAKVHALSTPLITKADGTKFGKTESGTIWLDPELMSPYAFYQSWIQAEDSKVGEYLKQFTFLPVEEIDALMAEHSERPGARAAQRRLAAELTTLVHGEDETRAAELASGALFGRGDLGDLPESTLAAALREAGAVEVPSGTPLVEALISSGLADSKSAARRAIGDGGAYVNNQRVDDPELELGAEHLLHGSWVVLRKGKRSVSGVQVV, from the coding sequence GTGACTACACACGTGATCGACGACCTGCAGGCGCGCGGCCTCATCGCGCACTCCACCGACCTCGACGCCCTCCGGGCCGAGATCGACGCGGGCCCGATCACCTACTACGTGGGCTTCGACCCGACCGCGCCGAGTCTCCACGTCGGCAACCTGCTCCAGCTCCTGACCGCGCGTCGCCTCCAGCTCGCGGGCAACCGGCCGCTGATCCTCGTCGGCGGCTCCACGGGCCTCATCGGCGACCCGAAGGAGTCGGGGGAGCGGATCATGAACTCCAAGGAGACGGTCGCCGACTGGGTCGAGCGGATCCGTGGACAGGTCTCGCGCTTCGTCGAGTTCGGCGGGGACAACGGCGCCACGGTGGTCAACAACCTCGACTGGACGCAGCCGATGTCCGTGCTCGACTTCCTGCGCGACATCGGCAAGCACTTCCCGGTGAACCGGATGCTGGCCCGCGACGTCGTCGCCAGCAGGCTCGAGTCGGGCATCAGCTACACCGAGTTCAGCTACGTGCTGCTGCAGTCGATGGACTACCTCGAGCTGTTCCGCCGCCACGGCGCGGTGCTGCAGACGGGCGGCAGCGACCAGTGGGGCAACCTCACCGGTGGCGTCGAGCTGATCCGCCGTGCCGAGGGCGCCAAGGTGCACGCACTGTCGACGCCGCTCATCACCAAGGCCGACGGCACGAAGTTCGGCAAGACCGAGAGCGGCACGATCTGGCTCGATCCCGAGCTGATGAGCCCCTACGCCTTCTACCAGTCCTGGATCCAGGCCGAGGACTCCAAGGTGGGGGAGTACCTCAAGCAGTTCACGTTCCTGCCCGTCGAGGAGATCGACGCGCTGATGGCGGAGCACTCCGAGCGCCCGGGTGCCCGCGCCGCGCAGCGCCGGCTCGCGGCCGAGCTCACGACGCTCGTGCACGGGGAGGACGAGACCCGAGCCGCCGAGCTGGCCTCGGGCGCGCTCTTCGGGCGGGGTGACCTGGGGGACCTGCCCGAGTCCACGCTCGCGGCCGCGCTGCGTGAGGCAGGAGCCGTCGAGGTCCCGTCCGGCACCCCGCTGGTGGAGGCGCTGATCTCGTCCGGCCTCGCCGATTCCAAGTCGGCGGCTCGTCGCGCGATCGGCGACGGTGGCGCCTACGTGAACAACCAGCGGGTCGACGACCCCGAGTTGGAGCTGGGGGCCGAGCACCTGCTCCACGGGTCGTGGGTGGTGCTGCGCAAGGGCAAGCGGTCGGTTTCGGGGGTCCAGGTCGTGTGA
- a CDS encoding universal stress protein: MTIAVAYRPDDYGRAAVRWAAAKAEANDEKLVIITVSEIDPEFDEPEEIDLSEFTERFDLEGIDYEVRRAASLSVSDVVIDEAVDAGAERLVIGIRKRTPVGKMLMGRVTQMILLDAPMPVIAVKP, translated from the coding sequence ATGACCATCGCCGTCGCCTACCGACCCGACGACTACGGGCGCGCCGCGGTCCGCTGGGCCGCAGCCAAGGCCGAGGCCAACGACGAGAAGCTCGTCATCATCACGGTCAGCGAGATCGACCCCGAGTTCGACGAGCCCGAGGAGATCGACCTCTCGGAGTTCACCGAGCGGTTCGACCTCGAGGGCATCGACTACGAGGTCCGCCGCGCGGCCTCGCTCTCGGTCTCGGACGTCGTGATCGACGAGGCCGTCGACGCCGGCGCCGAGCGCCTCGTCATCGGCATCCGCAAGCGCACGCCCGTCGGCAAGATGCTCATGGGCCGCGTCACCCAGATGATCCTGCTCGACGCCCCGATGCCCGTCATCGCCGTCAAGCCCTGA
- a CDS encoding acyltransferase, which yields MSTTATRVARRHELDHLRVLATFAVILLHTGAIVVVVWRDSAPELVSAFNVGNLADSLGRFAVNCFFMTSGALLLDPVRRFVLRPQFLRVALPTLTWIVIYGLANALLREDGARGVNGTLTDPGELGLTGLVRALLGGPAAYHLWFVYVLLGIYLTVPLLRALTDRPEPQRRQLLTWFLVLWLIADLLPRWGAWFLGDRFPALYPSPFAALPTGYVGLFVLGFVISHYRDRLRVPYLAWLALAVAGLGWTFVAVWQAASHGDPDVFAAYDNLKPPVLMYSMGVFALFATRSWGPGPAWPAVRRLSELSFRIYLVHALVLHTLRMTTDLGPLVEERPIVGLPVIYVATVVISVGVSWALDLVKPLRRWI from the coding sequence ATGAGCACCACGGCCACGAGAGTCGCGCGCCGGCACGAGCTGGACCACCTGCGGGTGCTGGCGACCTTCGCGGTCATCCTGCTGCACACCGGGGCGATCGTCGTGGTGGTGTGGCGCGACTCGGCGCCCGAGCTGGTCTCGGCCTTCAACGTCGGCAACCTGGCCGACTCGCTGGGGCGCTTCGCGGTCAACTGCTTCTTCATGACGTCGGGGGCGCTGCTGCTCGACCCCGTCCGCCGCTTCGTGCTGCGGCCGCAGTTCCTGCGCGTCGCGCTCCCGACGCTGACGTGGATCGTGATCTACGGCCTCGCGAACGCGCTGCTGCGCGAGGACGGCGCGCGCGGCGTCAACGGCACCCTCACCGACCCCGGGGAGCTGGGACTGACCGGTCTCGTGCGGGCGCTCCTGGGCGGCCCGGCCGCGTACCACCTGTGGTTCGTCTACGTCCTGCTCGGGATCTACCTCACGGTGCCGCTGCTGCGGGCCCTGACGGACCGTCCCGAGCCCCAGCGCCGCCAGCTGCTGACGTGGTTCCTCGTGCTGTGGCTGATCGCCGACCTGCTGCCGCGGTGGGGCGCCTGGTTCCTCGGCGACCGCTTCCCCGCGCTCTACCCGTCACCGTTCGCGGCCCTGCCCACGGGCTACGTCGGCCTGTTCGTCCTCGGCTTCGTGATCAGCCACTACCGCGACCGGCTGCGGGTGCCGTACCTCGCGTGGCTCGCACTCGCGGTGGCCGGCCTCGGGTGGACCTTCGTCGCCGTGTGGCAGGCGGCCAGCCACGGCGATCCCGACGTGTTCGCCGCCTACGACAACCTCAAGCCGCCGGTGCTGATGTACTCGATGGGCGTCTTCGCGCTCTTCGCGACGCGCAGCTGGGGACCCGGACCCGCGTGGCCGGCCGTCCGCCGGCTCTCCGAGCTGAGCTTCCGGATCTACCTCGTGCACGCCCTCGTGCTGCACACGCTGCGGATGACGACCGACCTCGGTCCCCTCGTCGAGGAGCGCCCGATCGTGGGACTCCCGGTCATCTACGTGGCCACCGTCGTGATCTCGGTGGGCGTCTCCTGGGCGCTCGACCTCGTGAAGCCGTTGCGCCGCTGGATCTGA